Within Oceanicoccus sp. KOV_DT_Chl, the genomic segment CACAAAGCCGTCATTGTTACTGAGCACAACGACCGGTTTCCCTCGTAGCTCAGGGCGAAATATCTGCTCACAAGACGCGTAGCAGGCGTTACAATCAACCAGCCCTAACATAGGTATTAATCGCGTGTATAACGACGCCCTCAGTATGAAAATCAGCTCCATCAGGTATCGGGATAGGAGAAAACTCATCATTGCCGCTGAGCAATCGTTGCCGGTGAATATCTAGCACTTTGCATGTCAGCTCCCCATTAATAACGGCGATAACGATGGCGCCATGAATTCGGGCTTCCGCACGATCGACGATTAACAGGCAGCCATCCAAAATGCCAAGCTCTTTCATTGAGTGACCCGAGGCTCGACAATAAAAAGTCGCTGCAGGGTGCCGGATCAAATGTTCATTAAGATCGAGCGTTCCTTCAATATAATCATCCGCTGGGCTAGCGAAGCCTGCTGGTACCGAACAACCAAACAGAGGTAGAGACAAAAAGGTTTTTGCTTCATGCGCTGAAATAGGGATAATAGTAGCCACAACTAAACACCTGTATATAAAAACAGTATTATGTGTACTAACTTTGTCTTAATCAAGAAGAAAAGCATTGTTCAATTAGCAGGCAATTTAGGTGTGAATGCCGACGAATTGCACTATCAACCACACGCCAAACCGGGCGCCGTCATTTCCATTATTACAGCTACCTCGAAAGGCAACACAATCAAAGAGGCTATCTGGTGGCTGTTCCTGAAGCAGACAGAGACTGGGCTGAAGCCGCATCCCGACTATTTCAGCGTGAACACGCGTTATGACAAACTAGCTAGTCGACCTGAATTCCGTACCTCGCGCTGTATCATCCCGGCTACCGCCTTTATGGAGTCACAGGATGGAAAGAGACCTCACCTGCTCGAACCGATTGACGATAGCGCCATTGCCTTTGGCGGCTTGTTTAAAGAATGGACTGATAAGCTCACAGGTGAAGTAGTCATCTCTGCGAGTATTATTACCCTACCGGGGCATCCCGCCCTTGCAAACATCCATCGTAAATCAACACCCTTATGGTTATCAGAAAATCAGTTTGAGCAATGGTTAGATTGTGATGCAACGCCAACTAGCGCCCTCAATGACTTTTTAATTCCCAAATTACACACAGATTTAAAAGCAACACCTATCGATAAAATGAGTACTCGACATCAAATCGGAGAGCCAATACGGCTCGCACAAATGCCCAATCATTAAATAATGGATGCCGCCTGTCGATCAGCCGTTATTTTACTAACTGCTCCAGCGCTAGCTGTCTCTCCATCACTTAAAGAATCTCTAAACGCGTCGACAAACTTTCTTTAGGCTTTGTATCAATATCAGTCATGTTTAATTCTTATCAGTCATAACCTATATCGGTATGGAGCCACGACTAATCAGATTGAGAGACGCACCAAGCTATCTGGGCATGGATAAAAACCGTTTTAACCGTGAGGTAAGACCTGCCCTAGTGCAAATACCTATCGGTAAACAGGGTATCGCTTTCGACAGGCTTGAAATGGATGCTTGGGTGGAGCACTATAAGTCCCGCAACGGGCGTCCCGCTTCTGCTAAAGGAGAACAGATATGGGACGAAAACAAACGTCAGGATTACGAAAACGCGGTGAGTTCTGGCACATTGAAAAACAAGTGCTTGGCCGAAAACTTTTCGAAAGCACTGGCACAAGCAACCTCAAAGCGGCGGAGTTGATGTTAGCCCGCCGGATTGAGGAGGTGAGACAGGCACAAGTATTTGGAGCGCGACCAAAGCGAATATTCAGGCAGGCAGCAACACGCTATCTTGAAGAAAATATGCATTTGGCCACCATCGATAAATGTGCCCATCACCTTAAACAGTTTGATCCTTTTATTGGTGACTTGGAGTTACATCAAGTCCATATGGGAACACTGCTACCGTTCATTACCGCAAGAAAGAAATTGGGCAGGAAAAATAAGAGCGTCAATCTCGCCTTATCGGTAGTGCGTCGAATTTTGAATTTAAGCGCACGCTTATGGCGAGATGAAAATGGCTTAACCTGGCTGGATACAGCTCCACTCATTCAGCTATTACCATTAAATGATGCTCGACAACCTTACCCTCTTTCCTGGGATGAACAATATGCACTGTTTAGGGTATTGCCCGATCATCTAAGTCGTATGTGTTTATTTAAGGTGAATACGGGCTGCCGTGATCAAGAGGTTTGCCAGCTCAAATGGGAGTGGGAAATAGTAGTTCCAGAACTGGATACTTCTGTTTTCCTGATTCCTGGTGAGCGAGTAAAGAATCGGGAAGATCGGTTAGTAGTACTGAATCGTATTGCTCAATCAGTTGTGGACAGTGTACGTGGCCAACATGCAGATTATGTTTTCACCTATCGGTCACAACCGGTGGAACGTATCAACAACAATGGCTGGAAACGTGCAAGGCGGCAATTAAACTTGCCGGTTCGGGTTCACGATTTAAAACATACGTTTGGACGTCGATTACGTGCTGCTGGAGTGCCACTGGAAACCCGAAAGATTTTACTGGGTCACCGCAATGGAGATATTACATCCCACTACTCTGCCCCTGAATTGGAGGAGCTTATAGAGGCAGCAAACAGGGTATGTGAAGGCAAGTCCGGCAAAACTCCGGCACTGGTAGTACTAAGGCATCGCGCAATTAATCACTGATTTGATTAACTACTTGATGTAAAACGAGAAAAATGGTGGGCCGTGCTGGATTCGAACCAGCGACCAATTGGTTAAAAGCCAACTGCTCTACCAACTGAGCTAA encodes:
- a CDS encoding tyrosine-type recombinase/integrase; this translates as MGRKQTSGLRKRGEFWHIEKQVLGRKLFESTGTSNLKAAELMLARRIEEVRQAQVFGARPKRIFRQAATRYLEENMHLATIDKCAHHLKQFDPFIGDLELHQVHMGTLLPFITARKKLGRKNKSVNLALSVVRRILNLSARLWRDENGLTWLDTAPLIQLLPLNDARQPYPLSWDEQYALFRVLPDHLSRMCLFKVNTGCRDQEVCQLKWEWEIVVPELDTSVFLIPGERVKNREDRLVVLNRIAQSVVDSVRGQHADYVFTYRSQPVERINNNGWKRARRQLNLPVRVHDLKHTFGRRLRAAGVPLETRKILLGHRNGDITSHYSAPELEELIEAANRVCEGKSGKTPALVVLRHRAINH
- a CDS encoding LexA family transcriptional regulator, whose product is MATIIPISAHEAKTFLSLPLFGCSVPAGFASPADDYIEGTLDLNEHLIRHPAATFYCRASGHSMKELGILDGCLLIVDRAEARIHGAIVIAVINGELTCKVLDIHRQRLLSGNDEFSPIPIPDGADFHTEGVVIHAINTYVRAG
- a CDS encoding SOS response-associated peptidase family protein, whose amino-acid sequence is MCTNFVLIKKKSIVQLAGNLGVNADELHYQPHAKPGAVISIITATSKGNTIKEAIWWLFLKQTETGLKPHPDYFSVNTRYDKLASRPEFRTSRCIIPATAFMESQDGKRPHLLEPIDDSAIAFGGLFKEWTDKLTGEVVISASIITLPGHPALANIHRKSTPLWLSENQFEQWLDCDATPTSALNDFLIPKLHTDLKATPIDKMSTRHQIGEPIRLAQMPNH